The genomic interval AAAAGTAGCAATCTGGGGAGACTTTGACGCCGATGGGGTAACCTCTACCGCCGTACTGTGGGATGGGCTGGGGCAGCTGATCCCTAAGGGCGATCGCCTCACCTATTTCATCCCCAACCGCCTCAGTGAATCCCACGGGCTGTCGCAGCGGGGCCTTGACCATTTGGCTGAGTGGGGTGCAACCCTGCTGGTGACCTGCGACACCGGCAGCACCAGCGGCACTGAGATTGCCTACGCCAAGACTCTGGGCCTGGAGGTGATCGTCACCGACCACCACACTCTGCCAGAAGACGACATTGGCGCGATCGCGCTAATCAACCCCCGCAGCCTGCCCCCCGAACATCCCTTAGCCACGCTGTCGGGGGTGGCGGTAGCCTACAAGCTGCTAGAGGGGCTATACGCAGCGCTGGATACTCCCCCCCCGCTACCGCTCGATCACGTACTTGATCTAGTAGCCATTGGCCTGATTGCCGACCTGGTAGAGCTGCGGGGCGACTGCCGATACTTGGCTCAGATCGGGCTGCAGCGCCTGCAAACCCAAACCCAGCCCAATTCGCCCTACCCACGACCAGGGCTGGCTGAGCTACTGGCGTTGTGCAAGCGCACAGGCGATCGCCCCACCGATATTTCCTTTGGGCTGGGGCCGCGCATCAATGCTGTCAGCCGCATCCACGGGGACGCTAGCTTTTGTGTGGAGCTACTGACTAGTCGCGATCGCGATCGCACCAAAACCCTGGCCTACGAGGCCGAACTGGCCAACACCCGCCGCAAAGCCCTCCAGCGCGACCTTTACAGCCAGGTGATGGCGCGTCTAGCCCAGGTCGATTTGGCCACCACTCGCTGCCTGGTGCTGGCCGACGAGTCTTGGCCCACCGGCATCTTGGGATTGGTAGCGGGGCAAGTAACCCAAGCTCTCGGACGCCCAACCATTCTGCTGCGCATCGATCCGCCCTCGGAGGACGGTAGCCCTCGGCTGGCACGGGGGTCAGCCCGCTCGGTGACAGGGCTCGATCTCTACCAACTATTTCAGGCACAATCGGCGTTACTAACCGGCTTTGGCGGCCATCCTTTAGCGGCGGGGCTGACGCTGCCCGTGGAACATATTGAGGTGCTAGCGGCGGCACTCAACCGTATGGTGCGCGAGCAGTTGGGGGGCGACGGTGCGCCCCAGCCCCTGCTTCAGGTTGATCTCACGGTGACGGTGGCGGATCTGGGTCAACCCCTGTTTCGCGAACTCAAGTGGCTGGAGCCCTGCGGCATGGGCAACCCTGTGCCGAAGCTGCTGCTTGGCAATGTCTGGTTTCGGAATGTCTTTCACAAGAAATTGCGCGATCGCCAAAATAAAGCCGTGAGCTTCATCAAAACTGAGTTTGAGCTGTGGGATGACGCAGCCGAGGCAGGCTTTCCCGGCGAGTGGTGGGGCCACTACCGCGACGAACTTCCTCCAGGCCGCTGCGATGTGGTGGTCGAACTCGACTTCAACAGCAACACCGGCTACCACGTCAAGCTCATAGACGTGCGTCCTATTGCCGTAGGCAAGCCGGAGTCAGAACTAAGACCGTCTAACTCCGTTCTCGACTGGCGGCAGCATACCCCTGAGGATCAGGAGCACGTCCTGATAGTCAACCAGATACCGATGCAGTGGAGCGACTGGCAGGTGTGGCAGCGGCAGGCCGCCCAGGCAAAGCTGCCCCTAGCCCTAGCCTTTTCTCCGGCGATCGATGACCTGTCGCCAGGGGAGGTTTGGCAAGAGCTGGTGGGCTTAGCCAAGTACCTAGCCCGCACTCAAACTCCGGTAACCCGGTCGCAGCTGGGCGATCGCCTGCGCCTCTCACCCACCAGCCTTTCCCTCGGCTTAGCCGCCCTGGCAACCGCCGGGTTTAAGATCGCCGCCCCAGACAGCACCGCCCCTGAGGCAGACACAATCATCGTTCAGGTTGACCCTACCCCGGTTTCGCCTGACCCAGCAGCCGTACAACATTTTCTCGAAGTGGTGCAAGAGGAGCAATTTCGCCGCCGCTATTTTGCCCAGGTGCCGGTGGCTGCCCTTTCCTGGTAGGGTGGGCACTGCGCACCATCTTCCGCCGTCATGACTGCCGACTGGTTCTATCCTTTTCCGCCCTTGATTGAGGGCACAGTACTCAAGCGCTACAAGCGATTTTTTGTTGATATTGAGCTAGAAACCGGTCAGGTAATCGTTGCCCACTGCCCTAATACCGGACCTATGACTGGGGTATACCACGTCGGTGGACGCGCACTGGTTTCCTACAACTCCAACCCCAAACGGAAGCTGGCTTACACCTGGGAACTGGCAGAGGTGTGCGACACTGTGCCCACCTGGGCCGGAGTCAACACAGCGCGGCCCAATCGCGTGGTGAAGTCGCTGCTGGAGGCACGACAAATTCCAGAGCTAGGCGACTACACTTCCATTCGCCCAGAGGTGCGCTACGGCGGTGACGGCAAAAGCCGAATCGACTTTGTCATTTCTGGGGAGGATACAGCCTTAACAACCTACGTTGAGGTCAAAAATACCACCTGGGCCAAGGGCACCCTGGCCCTGTTTCCCGATACAGTGACCACCCGCGGCCAAAAGCATTTAAGAGAACTGGCGGCGCTGGTTCCTGAAACCCAGGCGGCGATGCTGTACTTCATCAGCCGAGGCGACTGTACCGACTTTGCCCCTGGAGACGAGACCGACCCCACGTATGGCCTGCTGCTGCGTGAAGCCATAGCGAAGGGCGTTAAGGTGCTGCCCTGCCGGTTTGAAGTGACTCCGGCTGGGCTGCGATATTTGGGTTTGGCAAATCTGAGGCTGAATTGAGGAAGGTGTAAGGTGCAGGGTACAAGGTTCAAGGGTGTGCCTTATACCCTGCACCCTACACCCTGACTTTCTAGCGGGCCGAGTAGGTGAGCGATCGCCACGCAAAATGAGGCAACGCCAACATCCGCCGCCAGCGCCAGGGCTCTTTGTAAAGGCGGTAGAGCCATTCCAGGTGATTGTTGCACATCCACTCGGGGGCGCGAGACTTGACCCCGGCCCAGATATCAAAGCTGCCGCCGACGCCAATCCACACGCTGTTGGGGCAGAGGTAGCGGTGGTCACGAATCCACAGTTCTTGTCTGGGCACACCCATACCAACCAAAATCACGCTGGGCTGGAGCTGCTCTAAATGGCGCAAAAACTCGGGTTGATCGGTTGGCCCTAGGTAGCCATGTTGGGTGCCCACTACCTTAAGCCCGGCTATCTGGCGCTGCCAATACATAGCGGCGCGATCGGCCACGCCGGGTACACCGCCATACATAAAGACTGTCTCTTGGGGAGAGATGCGCTTGAGTACTGTGGCAGCCAGCTCAATACCCGGCGCGCGCGCTATCCGCTGCCCCTTGGTACGAAAGTAGAGCACGACCCCCGCCCCGTCGGGAATCACAAGTTCGGCATTGACGATGACCTGTCGCAGGTCGGGGTTTTGGTCGGCCTGCATGGCCATTTCGGCATTCAGAGTGACCACATGAGCCCCATACCCTCGACGATACTGATCGACGAGCCAGTTTGCATAGTCGGTCCGCCAGTGAACAGGCAGCCCCATCACCTGCAAGACTTCTGGTGCATTTGACTGTGCCACCGCCATGAACACCTTCCCCAACTCAATTGTGGGCGCTAAACCGCTGAGTGTCTGTCTTCAACGCTCGGGCTTGGGCCCCTGTGCGCATTAACCATAGAAGACCATACCTCGAAACTGAATCAATGTGTTGCATTTCTCAACGTCAAGGCAGAGGCTTTAATTCATAGCGTCGACCAATTCTCCCAAGGCCTCTAGGGCCTTACAGGCCCGGGCCTGCACAGCAGGAGTTTCGTCATGGTGAAAGGCCTGCTGAAGACAGACGAGAATCGGCGGCTTTTGAGTTTCAGGCTCCGCTAGAGCTTTTGCTAGGCCTTCGAGAGCAGCCATTGCTGCGTAGCGCACTACCCATTCTGGGTCCTGGGCCGCTCCAATCAATACGTCAAGCACCTCTTGTTGAGATGAGGGCGCTTGGTCGGTAGGCAGCTTAGCCCAATCGATGGTGCCCAACCCTCGGGCTGCGGCGCGGCGTACGCTTAGGGCAAAATCTCCTTTGGCCGTTTCTAGCAGCACGGGCAGGGCACGGGGGTCGCCAATCAGGGCCACGGCCCGAATAGCCCAGGCTCTAGCGCCATAGTTGTAGCCATCAATTTGTTCTAACAGCGCCGGCACTGCGTCTTGGCCTAGGGCCACCAGCCCATCCACTGCGGCCACCGCAGCACCAGGATTGTTATAGCCCAGCACGGTAATTAGGGTAGGGATAGCGGCGACATCTTGAGCAGCTGCTAGATGATGGACCGCAACAACCATTGCGCCCTTAGAATCAGCGGCTTCGACCGCTCGAACTAGCTCTGCTACTGTCGCGCCCACAACTAACCGTTCTCCAGCCCTATTGATACCCAATTTATTCGTTTGTGCTGCAAGCCCTCAGCACTTACAGCAGCTCATCCATTAGTAACAATACCTGGCGGGCTTCATCTGTCAAACCGCGTTGGGGAAACCCAATCTGCCGCAGGTGAGTTTCTAAAACGCCTTGGAGGGCGATCAGCTTGAGGCTGTTTTCGGCTAGGGTGGCGGCAATGGGCTGGGCGGCAGGCAAGTAGCCGATCGCCCCTAAATCCATCATGGCCGATCGCCGCAGCTGTAAGTTGGGCTCTTGCAGGCGTTGTACCAGGCGATCGCAGTAGGTCGCCTGCCCTGTCAGCTGATAGAGGGCACGGGTGGCTGCATTTTGCACTTGGGCCACCTCATGCTCTAAAAACGGGGTGATTTCGTCGACTGCATCGGTGGCGCCTAGGGTGCCCAGGGCCTCCAACACAGCGTTGTAGGGCT from Nodosilinea sp. FACHB-141 carries:
- the recJ gene encoding single-stranded-DNA-specific exonuclease RecJ — encoded protein: MDALPLRWNLPKADAAPESWVATVARAVPGTTPPRWLAQVLWQRQLGSTEPLEGWLNPALYQPTPASTLGPAMAIAVSRLKQAIATEEKVAIWGDFDADGVTSTAVLWDGLGQLIPKGDRLTYFIPNRLSESHGLSQRGLDHLAEWGATLLVTCDTGSTSGTEIAYAKTLGLEVIVTDHHTLPEDDIGAIALINPRSLPPEHPLATLSGVAVAYKLLEGLYAALDTPPPLPLDHVLDLVAIGLIADLVELRGDCRYLAQIGLQRLQTQTQPNSPYPRPGLAELLALCKRTGDRPTDISFGLGPRINAVSRIHGDASFCVELLTSRDRDRTKTLAYEAELANTRRKALQRDLYSQVMARLAQVDLATTRCLVLADESWPTGILGLVAGQVTQALGRPTILLRIDPPSEDGSPRLARGSARSVTGLDLYQLFQAQSALLTGFGGHPLAAGLTLPVEHIEVLAAALNRMVREQLGGDGAPQPLLQVDLTVTVADLGQPLFRELKWLEPCGMGNPVPKLLLGNVWFRNVFHKKLRDRQNKAVSFIKTEFELWDDAAEAGFPGEWWGHYRDELPPGRCDVVVELDFNSNTGYHVKLIDVRPIAVGKPESELRPSNSVLDWRQHTPEDQEHVLIVNQIPMQWSDWQVWQRQAAQAKLPLALAFSPAIDDLSPGEVWQELVGLAKYLARTQTPVTRSQLGDRLRLSPTSLSLGLAALATAGFKIAAPDSTAPEADTIIVQVDPTPVSPDPAAVQHFLEVVQEEQFRRRYFAQVPVAALSW
- a CDS encoding HEAT repeat domain-containing protein, whose protein sequence is MVVAVHHLAAAQDVAAIPTLITVLGYNNPGAAVAAVDGLVALGQDAVPALLEQIDGYNYGARAWAIRAVALIGDPRALPVLLETAKGDFALSVRRAAARGLGTIDWAKLPTDQAPSSQQEVLDVLIGAAQDPEWVVRYAAMAALEGLAKALAEPETQKPPILVCLQQAFHHDETPAVQARACKALEALGELVDAMN
- a CDS encoding WecB/TagA/CpsF family glycosyltransferase — encoded protein: MAVAQSNAPEVLQVMGLPVHWRTDYANWLVDQYRRGYGAHVVTLNAEMAMQADQNPDLRQVIVNAELVIPDGAGVVLYFRTKGQRIARAPGIELAATVLKRISPQETVFMYGGVPGVADRAAMYWQRQIAGLKVVGTQHGYLGPTDQPEFLRHLEQLQPSVILVGMGVPRQELWIRDHRYLCPNSVWIGVGGSFDIWAGVKSRAPEWMCNNHLEWLYRLYKEPWRWRRMLALPHFAWRSLTYSAR
- the sfsA gene encoding DNA/RNA nuclease SfsA, which translates into the protein MTADWFYPFPPLIEGTVLKRYKRFFVDIELETGQVIVAHCPNTGPMTGVYHVGGRALVSYNSNPKRKLAYTWELAEVCDTVPTWAGVNTARPNRVVKSLLEARQIPELGDYTSIRPEVRYGGDGKSRIDFVISGEDTALTTYVEVKNTTWAKGTLALFPDTVTTRGQKHLRELAALVPETQAAMLYFISRGDCTDFAPGDETDPTYGLLLREAIAKGVKVLPCRFEVTPAGLRYLGLANLRLN